The proteins below are encoded in one region of Phaseolus vulgaris cultivar G19833 chromosome 1, P. vulgaris v2.0, whole genome shotgun sequence:
- the LOC137816721 gene encoding protein PLASTID MOVEMENT IMPAIRED 1-RELATED 2-like codes for MMMKSMFECGNQDANVDDGETNWNSGQLLLQDIQEISKALYAPSRPSFSTVHNRSKSAGKARLSKSQVALTPGFLKDDLLPKDKKMSSAWNWKKPLKALTHIGDQKIKCCFNLHVHSIEGLPLSFDGIRLCVLWKRKSNILQTRPSRVIQGVAEFNETLSHGCSVYVSRAMSGHSVKYESKRFLIYAFIVGAPEHDIGSHQVDLTRLLPPTLAELGGDRSSGKWSTSFSLTGKAVGASLNVSFSYQIMKDELMQFGGDNLNVLNLINLKPGRPSSTSSVMDFGPVPFHSDDRILSGEALMNSGSSLSKSISLLYQKLDEGNIHNPAQADSEHFEPLKSHVTSNHEADDTEFSIIEQIETLEGDPLKIDQAGNQTVDLSTVEIINVDDIIKDDDIFVDKNISFDSMDDTCSSCVNGTMAGDSKHKCSSSCVSLTFIKDVDILPETSEFLDQEHYPNVKSNYKSHRMVKKSSSLDFITESIANDFLNMLATESGSFGSSCDGDPHSPREKLLRQFEKEAQASGNFTFGFKANEEELETETLGHSDGDSTVDSDLSLFIQAAEEEHARENQLLMQRRKAKILEDLETDSLMQLWGLNERDFENSPGTFSGGFGSPIELPSEETCILPSIGQGLGSFVQIMGGGFLRSMSPSLFRNAKNCGNLITQASNPVVLPAEMGNDILDILQHVASDGVEELCDHIYKLLPLQDITGKSIEHIALEATTNKWTPGRQRAWQHDSFDEFNCNYLTDEGMSLDTVSLEAIGPMAVNKIESLLIEGLRVQSGMLYEEAPSYIRLQHAKMPSVGSRRANWNWFPKSERVAKVQLEDGGEIGHDDHGLMGLSITLDQWLRLDSGIIEGDQNSEQVLKILQVHHSKITELHDGGLKNAMEDQVKTFGRKHGLLGNQLTVAFMIQLRNPLRNYEQVGAPMLVLTQVERVHMHVMQQDDRNFQDKKEKGKETLLNETSGEFLEDMNTENESPGFGFKIREIHLSGVLTKSGRRQHWGTATQQQSGIRWLLASGMTSTVKHSTSTSKAIVLSSPLFTKKLLNEDTLWSISCVNSIMGTNSKLRPVENVHIRNPDIIFPS; via the exons ATGATGATGAAATCTATGTTTGAGTGTGGAAACCAAGATGCTAATGTTGATGATGGAGAAACTAATTGGAATAGTGGTCAGCTCCTACTGCAAGACATTCAAGAAATAAGCAAAGCTCTTTATGCTCCTTCTAGGCCTTCCTTTTCCACTGTTCATAATCGATCCAAATCTGCGGGAAAAGCCCGGTTGTCGAAATCTCAAGTTGCCTTAACACCCGGATTTCTAAAGGATGATCTGTTGCCTAAGGACAAGAAGATGTCTTCGGCATGGAATTGGAAGAAACCCTTGAAAGCTTTGACCCATATAGGTGATCAAAAGATCAAATGTTGCTTTAACCTTCATGTTCACTCAATTGAGGGTCTGCCTTTGAGTTTTGATGGCATTAGGCTGTGTGTGCTTTGGAAGAGGAAAAGCAACATTTTGCAGACGCGCCCTTCAAGGGTTATCCAGGGTGTTGCGGAGTTCAATGAAACTTTGAGTCATGGATGTTCTGTTTATGTTAGCCGCGCTATGTCTGGTCACTCTGTCAAGTATGAGTCTAAGCGGTTCCTGATTTATGCCTTTATTGTGGGGGCACCTGAACATGACATAGGGAGCCATCAGGTGGATCTCACAAGACTTTTACCTCCGACTTTAGCAGAGTTAGGGGGTGATAGAAGTTCAGGGAAATGGAGCACAAGTTTTAGTTTGACAGGGAAAGCTGTAGGAGCTAGCCTAAATGTTAGTTTCAGCTATCAAATAATGAAGGATGAGTTAATGCAATTTGGTGGTGATAATTTGAATGTTCTCAACCTTATTAATCTGAAGCCAGGCAGGCCAAGCAGCACAAGCAGTGTTATGGATTTTGGTCCTGTCCCTTTTCATTCTGATGATCGGATTTTATCCGGGGAAGCATTGATGAATTCTGGTTCAAGTCTTTCCAAATCAATCAGTTTGCTATATCAAAAACTTGATGAGGGGAACATCCATAATCCAGCACAGGCAGACTCGGAACATTTTGAACCACTTAAATCTCATGTCACATCAAATCATGAAGCTGATGACACTGAATTTTCCATTATAGAACAAATAGAAACATTGGAAGGGGACCCCTTGAAAATTGATCAGGCAGGAAATCAAACAGTAGATTTGTCAACAGTTGAAATCATTAATGTGGATGATATTATTAAGGATGATGACATATTTGTTGACAAGAACATAAGTTTTGATTCAATGGATGACACATGCAGTAGTTGTGTAAATGGGACTATGGCAGGTGACAGCAAACATAAATGCAGTAGTTCATGTGTCAGTTTAACTTTTATAAAGGATGTAGATATACTTCCTGAGACATCAGAGTTTCTTGACCAAGAACACTACCCTAATgttaaatcaaattataaatcaCATAGAATGGTAAAAAAATCAAGTAGCTTGGATTTTATCACTGAATCTATTGCAAATGATTTCTTAAACATGCTGGCCACAGAGAGTGGTTCATTTGGCTCAAGTTGTGATGGGGATCCACATTCTCCCAGAGAGAAGCTTTTAAGACAGTTTGAAAAAGAGGCTCAAGCTTCAGGTAACTTCACTTTTGGTTTCAAAGCAAATGAAGAGGAATTGGAGACAGAGACGCTTGGACATAGCGATGGGGATTCTACTGTGGATTCTGATTTGTCTTTATTTATTCAAGCTGCTGAAGAGGAGCATGCTAGGGAGAATCAGTTGTTAATGCAGAGAAGAAAGGCCAAAATTCTTGAAGACCTGGAGACTGATTCATTGATGCAACTGTGGGGTTTAAATGAGAGGGACTTTGAAAATTCTCCGGGAACTTTTTCTGGTGGGTTTGGAAGTCCAATTGAACTACCCAGTGAAGAAACATGCATATTACCTTCAATTGGACAAGGACTTGGttcatttgttcaaattatGGGTGGAGGCTTTTTAAGGTCCATGAGTCCTTCCCTTTTCAGAAATGCTAAGAATTGTGGTAACCTCATCACTCAGGCTTCTAATCCTGTTGTTCTACCTGCAGAAATGGGTAATGATATACTGGATATACTGCAGCATGTGGCATCTGATGGAGTTGAAGAGCTGTGTGATCATATCTACAAATTATTGCCTTTGCAAGATATCACTGGAAAATCCATTGAGCATATTGCGTTGGAAGCCACAACCAACAAATGGACTCCTGGAAG GCAGAGGGCATGGCAGCATGATTCGTTTGATGAATTTAATTGTAACTATTTGACAGATGAAGGCATGAGCTTGGACACTGTATCTCTAGAAGCAATAGGTCCTATGGCTGTTAATAAGATTGAATCACTTCTGATAGAAGGGTTGAGAGTACAGTCTGGCATGTTGTACGAGGAGGCACCATCTTATATCCGTCTCCAACATGCAAAGATGCCTTCCGTTGGTAGCAGAAGAGCCAACTGGAACTGGTTTCCCAAATCAGAAAGAGTTGCTAAAGTGCAACTAGAAGATGGTGGAGAAATTGGCCATGATGATCATGGATTGATGGGGCTGTCAATAACATTAGATCAGTGGTTGAGATTGGATTCTGGCATTATTGAAGGAGATCAGAATTCAGAGCAAGTTTTGAAGATCTTACAAGTACACCATTCTAAAATCACAGAGCTACATGATGGAGGGTTGAAAAATGCCATGGAGGACCAGGTAAAAACATTTGGCAGAAAGCATGGACTCTTGGGGAACCAACTTACGGTGGCTTTTATGATCCAGCTTAGGAATCCTCTACGAAATTATGAACAAGTTGGTGCTCCAATGCTGGTTTTGACTCAGGTGGAAAGAGTTCACATGCATGTAATGCAGCAAGATGACAGAAATTTTCAGGATAAAAAGGAAAAGGGAAAGGAGACCTTACTAAATGAAACAAGTGGCGAGTTTTTGGAAGACATGAATACCGAAAATGAATCACCTggatttggatttaaaatcAGAGAGATTCATCTTTCAGGTGTGCTTACCAAATCCGGAAGGAGGCAACATTGGGGTACTGCAACTCAGCAACAATCTGGGATCCGGTGGTTGCTTGCCAGTGGCATGACTAGTACTGTCAAACATTCAACTTCAACATCAAAGGCAATTGTTTTGTCATCTCCACTGTTTACGAAGAAGTTGCTTAATGAGGACACACTCTGGAGCATTTCTTGTGTTAATAGTATCATGGGGACTAACAGTAAATTGCGTCCTGTTGAAAATGTACACATTCGGAACCCTGATATCATCTTCCCAAGTTGA
- the LOC137816722 gene encoding L-type lectin-domain containing receptor kinase IX.1-like codes for MLATFENFHYLKTFLLLFILFLLPINFVQPFSFSITNFNDTESASIVGYAGVAKIEDGSVVLNPLIGNGVGRAIYGQPLRLKNSSNGHVSDFSTRFSFTIDVPSGVKYGDGFAFYLAPIAYQIPTTTDDGSLLGLYDDTQNNILAVEFDTYVNDLDPPMQHVGINNNSVASLNYTKFDIETNTGKMGHALITYNASAKLLAVSWLFDGTSSASSPSNYLSYNIDLWAILPEWVNVGFSGSTGSSTEKNVIHSWEFSSSLDINSTHAEENRENGIATKCKVQVKVVVLTVVCSIVFVIVVICISWVTIKRRRTEDGVGFDREVMPRRFGYGEIVSATNGFADDRRLGEGGSGEVYKGFLNDGGRVVAVKRIFSDVEDSERIFRNEVKIISRLIHRNLVQFMGWCQEDGELLLVFEYMSNGSLDNHLFGNRRRLTWNVRYKIALGVARALRYLHEDAEQCVVHRDIKSGNVLLDTDFNTKISDFGIAKLVDPRLRTQKTKVVGTYGYLAPEYINEGRVSKESDMYGFGVLALEIACGRRTHQDGESNHLPLRKWVWKNYVDGEILNAADEELKMDFDVNEMRCLLSVGIWCTHQDHKERPTSEQVINVLKQEVPLPMFSAKLTDNGQPDSLGSSSRKA; via the coding sequence ATGTTGGCAACCTTTGAAAATTTCCACTACTTGAAaacttttcttcttttgttcaTCCTCTTTCTCCTTCCAATAAACTTTGTTCAACCATTTTCCTTCAGCATAACTAACTTTAACGACACTGAAAGTGCAAGCATCGTTGGATACGCAGGCGTGGCCAAGATTGAGGACGGGTCTGTAGTGCTCAACCCACTCATCGGCAACGGAGTTGGAAGAGCCATCTATGGCCAACCTCTACGCCTCAAAAACTCTTCTAACGGACATGTCTCTGATTTTTCAACTCGCTTCTCATTCACTATCGACGTACCATCAGGAGTCAAGTACGGTGATGGCTTTGCCTTCTACTTGGCCCCTATTGCTTACCAGATTCCGACCACTACTGATGATGGCTCCCTTCTCGGCCTATACGATGACACCCAAAATAACATCCTTGCTGTCGAATTTGACACTTATGTAAACGACTTAGACCCACCAATGCAACACGTAGGGATCAACAATAACTCTGTGGCATCTCTCAACTATACCAAGTTTGATATTGAGACCAACACAGGGAAGATGGGGCATGCCTTGATAACTTATAATGCTTCTGCCAAACTCCTCGCTGTTTCGTGGTTATTTGATGGAACTAGTTCTGCTTCTTCTCCCAGCAATTATCTTTCGTACAACATTGACCTGTGGGCAATTTTACCGGAGTGGGTCAATGTTGGGTTTTCGGGCTCAACTGGGTCGTCCACTGAGAAAAATGTGATCCATTCCTGGGAGTTCAGTTCAAGCCTAGATATAAATTCTACGCATGCAGAGGAAAACAGAGAAAATGGCATCGCAACCAAATGCAAGGTTCAGGTCAAAGTAGTAGTTCTTACAGTGGTTTGTTCTATTGTTTTTGTGATCGTGGTTATTTGTATTTCTTGGGTGACCATCAAAAGGAGAAGAACGGAAGATGGTGTTGGTTTCGACAGAGAAGTTATGCCTAGAAGGTTTGGTTATGGCGAAATAGTTTCAGCCACCAACGGGTTTGCAGATGATAGAAGGCTGGGAGAAGGAGGGTCTGGAGAAGTTTACAAAGGGTTTCTGAATGATGGAGGGCGCGTGGTTGCGGTGAAAAGGATATTTTCTGATGTGGAAGATTCTGAGAGAATATTTAGAAACGAGGTGAAGATTATAAGTCGTCTTATACATAGAAACCTTGTGCAGTTCATGGGGTGGTGCCAGGAGGATGGGGAGCTGTTACTGGTTTTTGAGTACATGAGTAATGGAAGCCTTGACAATCATCTTTTTGGGAACAGAAGAAGGTTGACATGGAATGTGAGATACAAGATAGCATTAGGTGTGGCTAGAGCACTTCGTTATCTTCATGAAGACGCAGAGCAGTGTGTTGTTCATAGGGATATAAAGTCAGGTAATGTTTTGTTAGACACAGATTTCAATACAAAGATTAGTGACTTTGGGATAGCAAAGTTGGTGGATCCAAGATTGAGGACTCAGAAGACAAAGGTGGTGGGAACATATGGGTACCTAGCTCCAGAATATATAAACGAAGGGAGGGTTAGCAAAGAATCAGACATGTACGGTTTTGGGGTTTTGGCTTTGGAGATAGCATGTGGAAGGAGGACTCACCAGGATGGGGAAAGTAATCACTTGCCTTTGAGGAAATGGGTATGGAAAAATTATGTGGATGGGGAGATTTTGAATGCTGCTGATGAGGAATTGAAGATGGATTTTGATGTAAATGAAATGAGATGTTTACTGAGTGTGGGAATATGGTGTACCCATCAAGACCACAAGGAAAGGCCAACCTCAGAACAGGTTATAAATGTTCTAAAACAAGAAGTGCCATTGCCAATGTTTTCTGCAAAACTCACTGATAATGGACAACCAGATTCCCTTGGATCGTCATCCAGAAAAGCATAA
- the LOC137816723 gene encoding L-type lectin-domain containing receptor kinase IX.1-like, whose translation MRLLEKVTAFVLLLAFHPPFLKTVESLNFNITNFNDPESEKTMAYVGDGQATNGTIQLNIVDYLFRVGRALYAKPLHLWDASSSVLTDFTTRFTFTIDRATNGTYADGFAFYMAPHGYQIPPNAAGGTFALFNTTSNTFIPHNHVLAVEFDTLNGTIDPPMQHVGIDDNSLKSVAFAKFDIDKNLGKKCNVLITYTASNKTLFVAWSFNGTANSHSNSSLSYKIDLMEILPEWVDVGFSASTGELTEHNIIHSWEFSSTLNSDATDNSSGEGNGGNGKRNVLVIALATSSAVLLVVVASIAVWAMIRRKRRDTVDKTNDGEGGANSVKFDLDRATIPRRFDYKELVAATNGFADDRKLGRGASGQVYKGLLSDLGRVVAVKRIFAKFANSERVFINEVRVISRLIHRNLVQFVGWCHEQGEFLLLFEYMPNGSLDTHLFGDKKPLTWDVRYKVALGVAAAVRYLHEDAEQCVLHRDIKSANVLLDTDFSTKLGDFGMAKFVDPRLRTQMTGVVGTFGYLAPEYINGGRASKESDIYSFGVVALEIACGRRTYLDGEFHMPLMNWVWKKYVEGNVMDVVDEKLNKEFDVDEMRSLIIVGLWCTNPNDKERPKAAQVIKVLELEAPLPELPLDMHDHLPPSLVSYSQEPNYQSVQTLPFTDSFISVGR comes from the exons ATGAGGTTGCTAGAGAAGGTGACAGCTTTTGTTCTTCTACTGGCTTTTCATCCTCCTTTCCTTAAAACTGTAGAATCACTAAATTTCAACATAACAAACTTCAACGACCCTGAGAGTGAAAAAACCATGGCATACGTTGGTGATGGCCAAGCCACCAACGGCACCATACAACTCAACATTGTGGACTATCTTTTCCGCGTTGGCAGAGCCTTGTACGCAAAACCTCTGCACCTGTGGGACGCATCTTCGAGTGTTCTCACAGACTTCACCACACGCTTCACTTTCACCATTGACAGAGCCACCAACGGCACCTATGCTGACGGTTTCGCCTTCTACATGGCCCCTCATGGCTACCAGATTCCTCCCAACGCAGCTGGTGGCACTTTTGCCCTTTTCAACACCACCTCCAATACCTTTATTCCACATAACCACGTCCTCGCGGTTGAGTTTGACACACTTAATGGAACCATTGACCCACCCATGCAGCACGTTGGCATAGACGATAACTCGCTCAAATCCGTGGCTTTTGCCAAGTTTGACATTGACAAAAACCTGGGAAAGAAATGTAACGTTTTGATAACCTACACTGCTTCCAACAAGACCCTCTTTGTGGCTTGGTCCTTCAACGGAACGGCAAATTCACACTCCAATTCTTCACTTTCGTACAAGATTGACCTCATGGAAATTCTACCCGAGTGGGTGGATGTTGGGTTCTCTGCTTCAACAGGCGAATTAACTGAGCACAACATTATTCACTCGTGGGAGTTTAGTTCAACGTTGAATTCCGATGCTACGGATAATTCCTCCGGTGAGGGGAACGGTGGGAACGGGAAACGAAACGTTTTGGTGATTGCTTTGGCGACTTCTTCAGCGGTCTTGCTGGTCGTGGTTGCGAGTATTGCAGTTTGGGCCATGATTAGGAGGAAAAGAAGGGATACGGTTGATAAGACTAATGATGGTGAAGGTGGAGCGAACTCAGTTAAGTTTGACTTGGATAGAGCAACTATACCAAGAAGGTTTGATTACAAAGAACTAGTTGCAGCCACCAACGGATTTGCAGATGATAGAAAGCTTGGTCGAGGAGCCTCCGGACAGGTTTACAAAGGGCTTCTGAGTGATTTAGGAAGGGTTGTTGCTGTGAAAAGGATTTTCGCCAAATTCGCAAATTCAGAGAGAGTTTTCATCAATGAGGTTAGGGTTATAAGCCGTCTAATACACAGAAACTTGGTCCAGTTCGTAGGGTGGTGCCACGAGCAAGGTGAGTTTTTGTTGCTTTTTGAGTACATGCCTAATGGAAGCCTCGACACTCATCTCTTTGGGGACAAAAAACCTTTGACCTGGGATGTTAG GTACAAGGTAGCATTGGGAGTGGCTGCAGCAGTTCGTTATCTTCATGAAGATGCGGAGCAGTGTGTTCTTCACAGGGATATTAAGTCAGCAAATGTGTTGTTGGACACAGATTTTAGCACAAAGCTTGGAGATTTTGGAATGGCAAAGTTTGTGGATCCAAGATTGAGGACTCAAATGACAGGAGTGGTGGGGACTTTCGGGTACCTTGCCCCAGAATACATCAACGGAGGTAGGGCTAGTAAGGAATCAGACATCTATAGTTTTGGTGTTGTGGCTCTTGAAATTGCATGTGGAAGGAGGACTTATCTTGATGGGGAGTTTCATATGCCTCTCATGAACTGGGTGTGGAAAAAATACGTGGAAGGGAATGTCATGGATGTTGTTGATGAGAAATTGAACAAGGAGTTTGATGTGGATGAAATGAGAAGCCTGATCATTGTGGGGTTGTGGTGTACTAACCCTAACGACAAGGAAAGGCCAAAGGCAGCACAAGTGATAAAGGTTCTTGAGCTAGAAGCTCCATTGCCAGAGCTTCCACTTGATATGCACGACCATCTTCCTCCTTCTCTAGTTTCATATTCACAAGAACCTAATTATCAGTCCGTGCAGACACTACCTTTCACTGACAGCTTTATATCTGTTGGACGTTAG
- the LOC137816724 gene encoding probable WRKY transcription factor 50, whose protein sequence is MTDNNPRPPPDTPDSDDFCNQWPFELSEYLQLDDFESFSPENNVSNQVHLSGSGGSGSYFEGSSNNPSGRENRQVVRDRVAFKTISEIEVLDDGYRWRKYGKKMVKNNPNPRNYYRCSVDGCSVKKRVERDKDDPRCVITTYEGSHTHPSSS, encoded by the exons ATGACAGACAACAATCCAAGACCACCACCTGATACACCTGACAGTGATGATTTCTGCAACCAGTGGCCTTTTGAGCTCTCTGAGTACTTGCAATTGGATGATTTTGAGTCTTTTTCTCCTGAGAATAATGTCTCAAACCAGGTTCATCTAAGTGGGTCTGGCGGAAGTGGAAGCTACTTTGAGGGGTCTTCTAACA ATCCTAGTGGACGTGAGAATAGGCAAGTTGTTAGAGATAGAGTTGCATTCAAAACAATTTCAGAGATTGAAGTACTAGACGATGGATACAGATGGAGGAAGTACGGAAAGAAAATGGTGAAGAACAACCCCAATCCAAG GAATTACTATAGATGTTCAGTGGATGGATGCTCTGTGAAGAAGAGAGTGGAGAGAGATAAGGATGATCCTAGGTGTGTAATAACAACCTACGAAGGCAGCCACACTCATCCAAGTTCTTCCTAG